The following are encoded in a window of Halosolutus halophilus genomic DNA:
- a CDS encoding single-stranded DNA binding protein, which translates to MSDIEGVYEDLEADVSLEEFREAVEAKVEQMGGLADEETAAMLVAHELGESDVGGVADVEPGMEEAKFVAKVTSIGEVRTFERDGEDEDGRVVNVEVADETGSVRAAFWDEHAEAATEELEEGDVLRIKGRPKDGYSGVEVSVDDVEPDPDTEIDVQVADTHTAEDLSLGLSNVNLVGLVLDTDSVRTFERDDGSEGKVSNLTLGDSTGRVRVTLWDEQADQAEELATGTTVEVVDGYVRERDGSLELHVGNRGAIEEVDEDVEYVPESTPIDDLEIGQTVDIAGVVRSADPKRTFDRDDGSEGQVRNIRVQDATGDIRVALWGGKADLDIGPGDEVALADVEIQDGWQDDLEASAGWQSTVTVLDSDSGDGESGDANGGNDANSGLSAFADDGGDASDSTTVDDAGGAGTDAGPSSADDGATDADVPVDGEEIEFTGVVVQAGDPVVLDDGETTMSVATDANVGLGEEVTARGVVRDGRLEASDVF; encoded by the coding sequence ATGAGCGACATCGAGGGTGTTTACGAGGATCTCGAGGCCGACGTCTCTCTCGAGGAGTTTCGCGAGGCCGTCGAGGCGAAAGTCGAGCAGATGGGGGGACTCGCGGACGAGGAGACGGCGGCGATGCTCGTCGCTCACGAACTCGGCGAGAGCGACGTCGGCGGCGTCGCCGACGTCGAACCCGGTATGGAGGAGGCCAAGTTCGTCGCCAAGGTGACGAGCATCGGTGAGGTCCGGACGTTCGAACGCGACGGCGAGGACGAGGACGGGCGCGTCGTCAACGTCGAGGTCGCCGACGAAACCGGTTCGGTCCGCGCGGCCTTCTGGGACGAGCACGCCGAGGCCGCCACGGAAGAACTCGAAGAGGGCGACGTTCTGCGGATCAAGGGACGGCCCAAGGACGGCTACAGCGGCGTCGAGGTCAGCGTCGACGACGTCGAACCGGACCCGGACACCGAAATCGACGTCCAGGTCGCGGACACCCACACCGCCGAGGACCTCTCGCTCGGCCTCTCGAACGTCAACCTCGTCGGACTCGTCCTGGATACCGACTCCGTGCGCACGTTCGAGCGCGACGACGGCTCGGAGGGAAAAGTCTCGAATCTCACGCTCGGCGACTCGACCGGTCGCGTACGCGTCACGCTCTGGGACGAGCAGGCCGACCAGGCCGAAGAACTCGCGACCGGAACGACCGTCGAGGTCGTCGACGGCTACGTGCGCGAGCGCGACGGCTCGCTCGAACTCCACGTCGGGAACCGCGGCGCGATCGAGGAAGTCGACGAAGACGTCGAGTACGTCCCCGAGAGCACGCCGATCGACGATCTCGAGATCGGCCAGACGGTCGACATCGCGGGCGTCGTCCGGTCGGCCGATCCGAAGCGCACGTTCGATCGCGACGACGGCTCCGAGGGGCAGGTCCGGAATATCCGCGTACAGGACGCGACGGGCGACATCCGCGTCGCGCTCTGGGGCGGGAAGGCGGACCTCGACATCGGGCCGGGCGACGAGGTCGCACTGGCGGACGTCGAGATCCAGGACGGCTGGCAGGACGACCTCGAGGCCTCCGCGGGGTGGCAGTCGACGGTCACCGTCCTGGACTCCGACTCGGGCGACGGCGAGTCGGGCGACGCGAACGGCGGGAACGACGCGAACAGCGGTCTCTCGGCCTTCGCGGACGACGGCGGGGACGCGTCGGACTCGACGACCGTCGATGACGCAGGTGGTGCGGGGACGGACGCTGGACCGTCGTCGGCGGACGACGGCGCGACCGACGCGGACGTCCCCGTGGACGGCGAGGAGATCGAGTTCACCGGCGTGGTCGTTCAGGCCGGTGACCCGGTCGTGCTCGACGACGGCGAAACGACGATGAGCGTGGCAACCGACGCGAACGTCGGGCTCGGCGAGGAGGTAACCGCCCGAGGGGTCGTCCGCGACGGTCGTCTCGAGGCGAGCGACGTGTTCTGA
- a CDS encoding histone — MNVELPFAPVDTIIRRNAGDLRVSADASKELATRIQEHGSELAIEAAERATADGRKTLMAEDFGVEQVVDKDDLELPVAPVDRIARLEIDDRYRVSMDARVALADILEDYADNVARAATILAHHADRRTITEADIETYFSLFE; from the coding sequence ATGAACGTCGAACTCCCGTTCGCCCCGGTGGATACGATCATCCGGCGGAACGCGGGCGATCTTCGGGTGAGTGCCGACGCGTCGAAGGAACTCGCAACGCGGATCCAGGAACACGGGAGCGAGCTCGCCATCGAGGCCGCCGAGCGAGCGACCGCGGACGGGCGCAAGACGCTGATGGCCGAGGACTTCGGGGTCGAACAGGTCGTCGACAAGGACGACCTCGAGTTACCAGTCGCGCCCGTCGACCGGATCGCACGGCTCGAGATCGACGATCGGTACCGCGTCTCGATGGACGCCCGCGTCGCGCTCGCGGACATCCTCGAGGACTACGCGGACAACGTCGCCCGCGCGGCGACGATTCTCGCCCACCACGCCGACCGGCGAACGATCACCGAGGCCGACATCGAGACGTACTTCTCGCTGTTCGAGTGA
- a CDS encoding histone deacetylase family protein, with the protein MRFGYSELCLAHDPGSRHPETPDRLRAIRERLKRKHGVEYVDSDSCDIDRLATIHDRDYLESVREFCAEGGGNWDPDTTAVEETWDAARKSAGLACWAAEEALDGATGRETPFSIGRPPGHHAVEDDAMGFCFVNNVAVAAQYALDHDDYDVERVAIVDWDVHHGNGTQDIFYDRDDVFFVSVHEQGLYPGTGAVDETGEGDGAGTTMNLPMPAGTDDVEYLAAFEGPIHDALTDYDPDLLLVSAGFDAHRHDPISRIRLTTEAYALLTDRLRTLADETDAAFAFVLEGGYGLDVLADSVAIVHETFDGREPIEPGADVSEKAEEVIEAVVEEHDLDADFD; encoded by the coding sequence ATGCGCTTTGGCTACAGCGAGCTCTGTCTCGCACACGATCCCGGCTCGCGCCACCCCGAGACGCCGGACCGGCTCCGCGCGATCCGCGAACGGCTGAAGCGGAAACACGGCGTCGAGTACGTCGACAGCGACTCCTGTGACATCGATCGGCTGGCAACCATCCACGATCGCGACTACCTGGAGTCGGTTCGCGAGTTCTGCGCCGAGGGCGGCGGCAACTGGGATCCCGACACGACCGCCGTCGAGGAGACTTGGGACGCGGCCCGCAAGAGCGCCGGACTCGCCTGTTGGGCCGCCGAGGAGGCGCTCGACGGGGCGACCGGTCGGGAGACGCCGTTCTCGATCGGACGACCGCCGGGACATCACGCGGTCGAAGACGACGCGATGGGCTTTTGCTTCGTCAACAACGTCGCGGTCGCCGCCCAGTACGCGCTCGACCACGACGACTACGACGTCGAGCGAGTCGCGATCGTCGACTGGGACGTCCACCACGGCAACGGGACGCAGGACATCTTCTACGACAGGGACGACGTTTTCTTCGTCTCGGTACACGAACAGGGGCTGTATCCCGGCACCGGTGCCGTCGACGAGACGGGCGAGGGCGACGGTGCGGGGACGACGATGAACCTCCCGATGCCGGCCGGCACCGACGACGTCGAGTACCTCGCCGCGTTCGAGGGCCCGATCCACGACGCACTCACGGACTACGATCCCGACCTCCTGCTCGTCAGTGCGGGGTTCGACGCCCACCGCCACGACCCGATCTCGAGAATTCGCCTCACGACCGAGGCCTACGCCCTGCTGACCGATCGCCTCCGCACGCTCGCCGACGAGACCGACGCCGCGTTCGCGTTCGTCCTCGAGGGCGGCTACGGGCTGGACGTGCTCGCGGACAGCGTGGCCATCGTCCACGAGACGTTCGACGGTCGGGAGCCGATCGAACCCGGGGCCGACGTGAGCGAGAAGGCCGAAGAGGTGATCGAGGCGGTCGTCGAGGAACACGACCTCGACGCGGACTTCGACTAG
- the cca gene encoding CCA tRNA nucleotidyltransferase, with protein sequence MSDESDGDADRDDRASDEGDFESVVATVRDRIDPDADERSQLRSVADRLLERAESAATERCPDADVVQVGSTARNTWISGDRDIDIFVRFPPDLDRATLERYGLAVGHETLPEGHEEYAEHPYVKGTVEGFDVDVVPCFRLESATEIRSAVDRTPFHTRYLQERLDDDLADDVRLAKQFLKGIGAYGSDLRTRGFSGYLTELLVLEYGGFRSLLEAAADWQPPVELDPEEHGRARETASPSSASRDDDADLPFDDPLVVIDPTDPERNVAAVCAAENVARFQHYAREFLAEPQIEHFEPDTPEPIDATDLREHVDRRGTRPVAIRFDAPDLVEDQLYPQLRKSLTGVTDGLDDRGFDVFRAAAFADETAVLFVELAVAERPAVERHSGPPVHVREHAEGFYEAYADDPDAYGPFVESDRYVTERPREFTTARAFLESDRLFDVGLGAHVETALEDEYDVLIGDAVTELLPEFGADLAAYFDPDP encoded by the coding sequence ATGAGTGACGAGAGCGACGGAGACGCCGATCGCGACGACCGGGCGTCTGACGAAGGCGACTTCGAGAGCGTCGTCGCCACGGTGCGCGATCGCATCGACCCCGACGCGGACGAGCGTAGCCAGCTCCGATCGGTCGCCGATCGACTGCTCGAGCGCGCCGAATCCGCGGCGACCGAGCGCTGCCCCGACGCCGACGTCGTTCAGGTCGGCTCGACCGCCCGGAACACGTGGATCAGCGGCGATCGCGACATCGATATCTTCGTGCGGTTCCCGCCGGACCTCGATCGGGCGACCCTCGAACGGTACGGCCTCGCGGTCGGCCACGAGACCCTCCCAGAGGGCCACGAGGAGTACGCCGAACATCCCTACGTGAAAGGGACCGTCGAGGGGTTCGACGTCGACGTCGTCCCCTGTTTCCGGCTCGAGTCGGCGACCGAGATCCGATCGGCCGTCGATCGGACCCCCTTCCACACCCGGTACCTCCAGGAGCGCCTCGACGACGACCTCGCCGACGACGTGCGACTCGCGAAGCAGTTCCTGAAGGGGATCGGCGCGTACGGCAGCGACCTCCGGACCCGGGGCTTTAGCGGCTACCTGACCGAACTGCTCGTCCTCGAGTACGGCGGCTTCCGATCGCTCCTCGAAGCGGCAGCCGACTGGCAGCCGCCGGTGGAACTCGATCCCGAAGAACACGGCCGGGCGCGCGAGACGGCATCGCCGTCCTCCGCATCCCGAGACGACGACGCCGACCTCCCGTTCGACGATCCGCTCGTCGTCATCGATCCGACCGATCCCGAGCGCAACGTCGCGGCGGTCTGCGCGGCGGAGAACGTCGCCCGGTTCCAGCACTACGCTCGCGAATTCCTCGCCGAGCCGCAAATCGAGCACTTCGAGCCCGACACGCCAGAACCGATCGACGCCACCGACCTCCGCGAGCACGTCGACCGCCGGGGAACCAGGCCGGTCGCGATCCGGTTCGACGCCCCCGACCTCGTCGAGGATCAGCTCTATCCGCAGCTCCGCAAGTCACTCACCGGCGTCACCGACGGCCTCGACGATCGCGGCTTCGACGTCTTCCGCGCGGCGGCGTTCGCCGACGAGACGGCCGTCCTCTTCGTCGAACTCGCCGTCGCCGAACGCCCCGCCGTCGAGCGCCACAGCGGACCGCCGGTCCACGTTCGCGAGCACGCCGAAGGGTTCTACGAGGCCTACGCCGACGATCCGGACGCCTACGGCCCGTTCGTCGAATCCGATCGGTACGTCACGGAGCGACCCCGCGAGTTCACCACTGCCCGGGCGTTCCTCGAGAGCGATCGGCTCTTCGACGTCGGCCTCGGGGCCCACGTCGAGACGGCGCTCGAGGACGAGTACGACGTGCTGATCGGCGACGCGGTAACGGAACTCTTGCCCGAGTTCGGGGCGGATCTCGCGGCCTACTTCGATCCGGACCCCTGA
- a CDS encoding MogA/MoaB family molybdenum cofactor biosynthesis protein has protein sequence MATDRSDRRSTDDHGHDVIDPLYVGIVTVSTSRAAAEDPDDPGGDTIQECFEAEGHEIRERVLVRDDYSSIRTAVRSLVARRDVDVVLTTGGTGVTADDVSPEATSSLFERDLPGFGELFRSLSWEEVGTRAMASRATAGIAVDTPVFCLPGSTGACETACEELIVPEAPHLVGLATRHQQDATDQSLSAYQSE, from the coding sequence ATGGCAACGGATCGAAGCGATCGCCGGAGTACAGACGACCACGGCCACGACGTCATTGATCCGCTCTACGTCGGGATCGTCACCGTCTCGACGTCCCGCGCCGCCGCGGAGGACCCGGACGATCCGGGCGGCGACACCATCCAGGAGTGCTTCGAGGCCGAGGGACACGAAATCCGGGAGCGCGTGCTGGTCCGGGACGACTACTCCTCGATCCGCACGGCCGTTCGGAGCCTCGTCGCGCGTCGTGACGTCGACGTCGTCCTGACGACGGGCGGTACCGGGGTGACGGCCGACGACGTCTCTCCCGAGGCGACGTCGTCGCTGTTCGAGCGCGACCTACCGGGTTTCGGCGAACTGTTCCGATCGCTCTCGTGGGAGGAGGTCGGTACCCGCGCGATGGCCTCGCGTGCGACGGCCGGCATCGCCGTCGACACCCCCGTCTTCTGCCTGCCCGGGAGCACGGGTGCCTGCGAGACCGCCTGCGAGGAACTGATCGTCCCCGAGGCGCCTCACCTCGTGGGGCTCGCGACCCGTCACCAACAGGACGCGACCGACCAGTCCCTGTCGGCCTACCAGTCCGAGTGA
- a CDS encoding DUF7563 family protein: MVGVTIASWSSVDRSTCRHCGAHVTDRFRRVFGDDRVRAHRCSDCDSYRRLSRGSAAGVDVGIPDPETSSGRHGGEATA, encoded by the coding sequence GTGGTCGGCGTGACGATCGCGTCGTGGTCGTCAGTCGATCGATCGACGTGCCGTCACTGCGGAGCTCACGTCACCGATCGGTTCCGCCGCGTCTTCGGTGACGATCGCGTTCGCGCCCATCGTTGCAGCGACTGCGATAGCTACCGCCGACTGAGCCGCGGATCCGCTGCTGGCGTCGACGTTGGGATTCCCGATCCGGAGACGTCATCTGGCCGTCACGGAGGTGAGGCGACTGCGTGA
- a CDS encoding DUF7386 family protein produces the protein MTRRTSLKLTDERERQLERASELIAADQHDDPTMSVVIDAALQHLLESEQNVQDARGEFDPETIQTIANTSVIGLRYRTSVESRRR, from the coding sequence ATGACGCGACGAACCAGCCTGAAACTCACCGACGAACGAGAACGCCAGCTCGAACGCGCCAGCGAACTGATCGCCGCCGACCAGCACGACGACCCGACGATGTCCGTCGTGATCGATGCGGCACTTCAGCACCTCCTCGAGTCGGAACAGAACGTCCAGGACGCTCGTGGCGAGTTCGATCCCGAGACGATCCAGACGATCGCAAACACCTCGGTAATCGGACTCCGGTATCGGACGTCGGTCGAGAGCCGACGGCGGTAG
- a CDS encoding class I SAM-dependent methyltransferase has translation MNGPGEFFDPVAQLYDAHVASDDDESLPDDTVFYRELAREADGPVLELGVGTGRIYLELLDDDIDADGIDLSQAMLDQLHENADSRNLDPSVRVADITNFDPDRKYDLIYAPNRVFNHLPTLADQRAALLNIRDALASNGQFALNTFVPRFKTVVENYGEPQEDQMIVNDDSYRLVMTSYLSDEVEQVAHLHQEVYRGEELVAERKTPLALIPKRQFELLFELTEFNDWQAYGGFDRNRLESSDQEMVWVVDA, from the coding sequence ATGAACGGCCCCGGCGAGTTCTTCGATCCAGTTGCCCAACTCTACGACGCTCATGTGGCTTCAGACGATGACGAATCGCTCCCAGACGATACCGTCTTTTACCGGGAGTTAGCCCGGGAAGCCGACGGCCCCGTGCTTGAACTCGGTGTCGGGACCGGTCGGATCTATTTGGAACTACTGGATGATGATATCGACGCCGATGGAATCGACCTCTCGCAGGCTATGCTTGATCAACTCCACGAAAACGCTGATTCTCGCAATTTAGATCCATCAGTCCGGGTTGCGGATATCACCAATTTTGACCCTGATCGAAAGTACGACCTTATATATGCTCCCAATCGAGTGTTTAATCACTTACCGACGCTGGCTGACCAGCGCGCGGCACTTCTCAATATTCGCGACGCACTTGCATCCAATGGCCAGTTTGCCCTCAATACGTTTGTCCCACGGTTCAAGACCGTAGTCGAAAACTATGGCGAACCTCAGGAAGACCAGATGATAGTGAACGATGACTCGTATCGTTTAGTGATGACTTCATATCTCAGTGATGAAGTCGAGCAGGTCGCTCATCTCCATCAAGAGGTGTATCGCGGCGAGGAATTAGTTGCCGAGCGCAAGACGCCGTTAGCACTTATTCCCAAACGCCAATTCGAACTGTTGTTCGAACTGACGGAGTTCAACGACTGGCAGGCCTATGGCGGCTTCGACCGTAATCGATTGGAATCGTCCGATCAAGAGATGGTCTGGGTGGTGGATGCATAA
- a CDS encoding type IV pilin N-terminal domain-containing protein, whose amino-acid sequence MNVENYRKKLIGNEEERAVSPVIGVILMVAITVILAAVIAAFVLDLGSGLENQAQAGVSISDDETAEVTVTVESLANADKVEIRNSAGNEIGTNPGDGTINSVGGSLTVDSNGNGDVNAGAGDYSVVALYENGEGANTVATFTVT is encoded by the coding sequence ATGAACGTTGAAAACTATCGCAAAAAGTTGATCGGAAACGAGGAGGAACGAGCCGTATCGCCAGTTATCGGCGTCATTCTAATGGTCGCCATCACTGTGATTCTCGCGGCCGTGATCGCGGCATTCGTACTGGACCTTGGTAGCGGACTTGAGAACCAAGCTCAAGCGGGCGTTAGTATCAGTGACGATGAGACTGCGGAAGTTACTGTCACTGTTGAGTCGTTAGCCAACGCAGACAAGGTTGAGATTCGTAACAGTGCAGGTAACGAGATTGGCACTAATCCCGGTGACGGAACTATAAATTCTGTCGGTGGATCGCTTACTGTCGATAGTAATGGGAATGGCGACGTGAACGCAGGTGCTGGTGATTACTCTGTTGTTGCCCTGTACGAAAACGGTGAAGGTGCGAACACAGTAGCAACGTTCACAGTCACGTAA
- a CDS encoding MmgE/PrpD family protein, whose product MTTTAELAEFTGTVSYDSLPSDVRDALKKRVLDSVGIGIGAIGAEPVDAVAATVTEFGHGGPSRLWGRKETVPPAQAAMYNTALTRYLDFMDSFLAPGETPHPSDNIASVIACGEVVDASGQDLLEGIGVAYEIQGELAWNAPVRDRGFDHVTHTVVSAAAGAGKVLGLTPDQLRNAIGIAGTAHNALRVTRTGGINEWKGIASANAARNAVYSVLLARNGMEGPVDLFEGQKGWKEVVSGEFEVELDPRCEQVFDTMTKRYVAETYAQSAVEGIIELAEREELDHEAVEAIRLDTFAGAKLIIGGGEGSRYEVETKAQADHSLPYMLAASLIDREMTNTAYESERIRRDAVQTLLRTVEVTEDPELTDRFENGEMPARIEIELTDGTVHRIEKDAFGGHPSDPMSWDQLEEKFVTMTEDRYDADRRTEIVTTIRNLEERDVDDLVTLLD is encoded by the coding sequence ATGACGACGACAGCAGAACTCGCCGAATTCACCGGTACCGTCTCGTACGACTCGCTGCCGTCGGACGTCCGGGACGCGTTGAAAAAGCGCGTACTCGATTCGGTCGGCATCGGTATCGGGGCGATCGGCGCAGAGCCGGTCGATGCCGTCGCGGCGACCGTCACCGAGTTCGGTCACGGTGGACCGAGCCGTCTCTGGGGTCGCAAAGAGACGGTTCCGCCGGCGCAGGCGGCCATGTACAACACGGCGCTCACGCGCTATCTCGATTTCATGGACTCGTTTCTCGCGCCCGGCGAAACGCCGCATCCGAGCGACAATATCGCGAGCGTCATCGCCTGTGGAGAGGTCGTCGACGCGTCCGGGCAGGACCTCCTCGAGGGAATCGGCGTCGCCTACGAGATACAGGGCGAACTCGCGTGGAACGCTCCCGTGCGCGACCGCGGGTTCGATCACGTCACTCACACGGTCGTTTCGGCGGCAGCCGGCGCGGGGAAGGTACTCGGTCTCACGCCCGATCAACTCCGGAACGCGATCGGTATCGCCGGCACCGCTCACAACGCACTCCGCGTCACTCGAACGGGCGGAATCAACGAGTGGAAGGGGATCGCGAGCGCGAACGCGGCCCGCAACGCGGTCTACTCGGTGTTGCTCGCGCGAAACGGGATGGAGGGGCCAGTCGACCTGTTCGAGGGACAGAAGGGGTGGAAGGAGGTCGTCTCCGGGGAGTTCGAAGTGGAACTCGATCCCCGGTGTGAGCAGGTGTTTGATACGATGACCAAGCGCTACGTCGCGGAGACGTACGCGCAGTCGGCCGTCGAGGGTATCATCGAACTCGCCGAGCGAGAGGAACTGGACCACGAGGCGGTCGAGGCTATTCGCCTCGATACGTTCGCAGGTGCGAAACTCATCATCGGTGGCGGCGAGGGCTCCCGGTACGAGGTCGAAACCAAGGCGCAGGCCGACCACTCGCTGCCGTACATGCTCGCGGCCTCGCTCATCGATCGCGAGATGACCAATACGGCCTACGAATCGGAACGGATCCGTCGTGACGCCGTGCAGACGCTCCTTCGGACGGTGGAGGTGACGGAGGATCCCGAACTCACCGACCGATTCGAGAACGGCGAGATGCCCGCTCGAATCGAAATCGAGTTGACCGATGGGACGGTCCACCGGATCGAGAAGGACGCCTTCGGCGGCCATCCGTCGGATCCGATGTCCTGGGACCAACTCGAGGAGAAGTTCGTGACGATGACCGAGGACCGCTACGACGCGGATCGACGGACAGAGATCGTTACGACGATTCGCAACCTCGAAGAACGCGACGTCGACGATCTCGTTACCCTGTTAGATTGA
- a CDS encoding phosphosulfolactate synthase, whose product MANSDRSFDFLHQNHRPSKPREKGITEIRGPYYDPMGPRELRDILETMGRYVDIYKFSGGSFALMPESAVRELIDTCHEFDVEVSTGGFIENVLVRDHDEVEAYVEEADDLGFDIVEISSGFLAIDVDDVIALTELVDDRGLKPKPEINVQFGAGGASSVEELESEEAIDPASAIAEAKRHLDAGAYKIMVESEGITERVRDWRTDVAFEIANEVGVENCVFEAADPPVFEWYIKNFGPNVNLFVDNSQIVELECIRSGLWGKKSSWGRTVTYDRE is encoded by the coding sequence ATGGCCAACTCAGACCGATCGTTCGACTTCCTGCACCAGAATCATCGACCGAGCAAACCGCGTGAGAAAGGCATCACCGAGATCCGGGGTCCCTACTACGATCCGATGGGGCCTCGCGAACTCCGCGACATTCTCGAGACGATGGGACGGTACGTCGACATCTACAAGTTCTCGGGTGGGTCGTTCGCGCTGATGCCCGAGTCCGCCGTCCGCGAACTCATCGACACCTGCCACGAGTTCGACGTCGAGGTCTCCACTGGCGGTTTCATCGAGAACGTTCTCGTCCGCGATCACGACGAGGTCGAGGCGTACGTCGAAGAGGCGGACGATCTGGGCTTCGACATCGTCGAGATCTCCAGCGGGTTTCTCGCGATCGACGTCGACGACGTGATCGCACTGACCGAACTCGTCGACGACCGCGGGCTGAAGCCGAAACCGGAGATCAACGTCCAGTTCGGCGCGGGCGGCGCCTCGAGCGTCGAGGAACTGGAGAGCGAGGAAGCCATCGATCCGGCGAGCGCCATCGCCGAAGCCAAACGGCACCTCGACGCCGGGGCGTACAAGATCATGGTCGAGTCCGAGGGGATCACCGAACGCGTTCGCGACTGGCGGACGGACGTCGCATTCGAGATCGCCAACGAAGTGGGGGTCGAGAACTGCGTATTCGAGGCCGCTGATCCGCCGGTATTCGAATGGTACATCAAGAACTTCGGACCGAACGTCAATCTCTTCGTCGACAATTCACAGATCGTCGAACTCGAGTGCATTCGATCCGGCCTGTGGGGGAAGAAGAGTAGCTGGGGGCGGACAGTTACGTATGACCGCGAGTAG
- a CDS encoding DUF6691 family protein encodes MWCSHSQKTSASPVRSHHGGLCKTFDRKVIVGGIVFGDGWELSGVCPGAGCASLGIGKYRILWVVVGMFVGAYVQGLWRARWSTTARETPATDE; translated from the coding sequence CTGTGGTGTTCCCACAGCCAAAAGACCTCGGCTTCGCCGGTTCGCTCACACCACGGCGGACTCTGTAAGACCTTCGACAGGAAGGTCATCGTCGGTGGGATCGTCTTCGGGGACGGCTGGGAGCTCTCAGGAGTCTGCCCCGGAGCCGGCTGTGCGAGTCTGGGGATCGGAAAGTACAGAATCCTCTGGGTCGTCGTCGGGATGTTCGTCGGTGCCTACGTACAGGGGCTCTGGCGCGCTCGCTGGAGCACAACAGCCCGTGAGACGCCGGCTACCGATGAGTAG
- a CDS encoding SHOCT domain-containing protein, translating to MKLTIPISPVGRVWIVGLLTLGVGLVAAGTVIPWYWLLPAFIGGVGAMWILGEGGSTPRSGDSSDGLDASTDGEAALATLKQQYAVGKIDDAEFERRLETLMENETIADVERRRDVEAEVTDEIERAPDPARENPPNRHECRRRGKRHHGRR from the coding sequence ATGAAGCTCACAATTCCGATCTCCCCAGTGGGGCGCGTCTGGATAGTCGGCCTCCTGACGCTTGGCGTCGGTCTCGTCGCTGCGGGCACGGTCATTCCCTGGTACTGGCTCCTCCCCGCGTTTATTGGCGGAGTCGGTGCGATGTGGATCTTGGGTGAAGGGGGATCGACCCCCCGTTCTGGAGATTCTAGCGACGGTCTGGACGCTTCGACTGACGGGGAAGCAGCCCTGGCGACCCTCAAACAGCAGTACGCGGTCGGGAAGATCGACGACGCAGAGTTCGAACGCCGGCTGGAGACCCTGATGGAGAACGAGACGATCGCCGACGTCGAACGCCGACGAGACGTCGAGGCCGAGGTGACGGACGAGATCGAACGGGCGCCCGATCCTGCTCGGGAGAATCCACCTAACCGGCACGAGTGTCGTAGACGCGGGAAGCGCCATCACGGTAGACGCTGA
- a CDS encoding DUF7345 domain-containing protein, translating to MTGVGATQTAAGTTQTAADVPTKSAFVVALNADGSARTTITVTFDLTTDGDRRAFEALRENTTARERRTDRFATRMRAIAARAENESGRDMQIHNASITFTEQNDTGIVALSATWDGLAVQNGDQLVIREPFSSGFTVDRMVRIIGPNDYKVTSVTPTPTDRTRIAATWNAGAEFDGFEATFVPVQEETATDGDGTGIGMPGFGVGVALFAVLVSTAVLLYRH from the coding sequence GTGACAGGAGTCGGCGCGACCCAGACAGCAGCGGGCACGACCCAGACAGCAGCGGACGTGCCCACTAAATCGGCGTTTGTGGTGGCGCTCAACGCGGACGGATCGGCTCGCACGACGATCACCGTCACGTTCGATCTAACGACCGACGGTGACCGGCGGGCATTCGAGGCTCTCCGCGAAAATACGACGGCGCGTGAGCGACGAACGGACCGATTCGCCACGCGGATGCGAGCCATCGCTGCCAGGGCTGAAAACGAATCCGGACGGGACATGCAAATCCATAACGCTTCCATCACCTTCACCGAGCAGAACGATACTGGAATCGTCGCGCTCTCGGCGACGTGGGATGGACTTGCGGTACAGAACGGCGATCAGCTCGTGATCCGGGAACCCTTCAGTAGCGGATTCACCGTCGATCGCATGGTCCGGATTATCGGTCCGAACGACTACAAAGTTACGTCGGTGACGCCGACGCCGACCGATCGAACCCGGATCGCCGCGACGTGGAACGCCGGGGCGGAGTTCGATGGCTTCGAGGCGACCTTCGTCCCCGTGCAGGAGGAGACGGCGACCGACGGTGACGGAACCGGGATCGGAATGCCCGGATTTGGAGTCGGCGTCGCCCTCTTCGCGGTACTGGTCAGCACAGCGGTGCTGCTGTACCGCCACTAG